A single region of the Sulfitobacter sp. D7 genome encodes:
- a CDS encoding LysR family transcriptional regulator has translation MEKQLSATLRQYEVFVAIAETLHFGQAAANLGVAQPALTQQLKHLETVFGGALLFDRNRRRVMLTDFGKALLPEARALLQQAQRVEAVAEAARIGQRGRIELAYVGSASYAGILGRLLRELRAGAADVDLILRELDMDLQIAEIVAGRLDAGFVRLPLSGVPETLVTRTVHTEDILLAVPPDHRLAGVPSVSMATLREESFIFSHLGPDMGFAACAYQLCADAGFAPRVAHRAPQFTAIVNFVSAGLGVAFVPASAARMRDAGVAFLPIRDAKVQSRIGLAYLRDPSNPVLRRLLDASEAEG, from the coding sequence ATGGAAAAGCAACTCAGCGCAACGCTGCGCCAATATGAGGTCTTTGTCGCCATCGCCGAAACGCTGCATTTTGGCCAAGCGGCGGCCAATCTTGGCGTGGCGCAGCCCGCACTGACGCAACAGTTGAAACACCTTGAGACCGTCTTTGGCGGCGCCCTGCTGTTTGACCGCAATCGCCGCCGGGTGATGCTGACCGACTTCGGCAAGGCGCTGTTGCCCGAAGCCCGCGCGCTGTTGCAACAAGCACAGCGGGTCGAGGCGGTGGCCGAGGCCGCTCGGATCGGCCAGCGCGGGCGGATTGAACTGGCCTATGTCGGCTCGGCCTCTTACGCGGGCATTCTGGGGCGGCTTTTGCGAGAGTTGCGCGCGGGCGCTGCGGATGTGGACCTGATCCTGCGCGAGTTGGACATGGACCTGCAAATTGCCGAGATCGTGGCGGGCAGGCTCGATGCGGGGTTCGTGCGCCTGCCGCTCTCGGGCGTGCCCGAGACTTTGGTCACGCGCACCGTCCATACCGAGGATATCCTGCTGGCCGTGCCGCCCGACCACCGGCTTGCCGGGGTGCCTTCGGTTTCCATGGCAACGCTGCGCGAGGAGAGTTTCATTTTCAGCCATCTCGGCCCTGATATGGGTTTCGCGGCCTGCGCCTATCAACTCTGTGCTGATGCTGGTTTCGCGCCCCGCGTCGCGCACCGCGCGCCGCAGTTTACTGCGATCGTGAATTTCGTCTCGGCGGGTCTGGGCGTGGCCTTTGTCCCCGCCTCTGCCGCGCGGATGAGGGATGCGGGCGTGGCCTTTCTGCCAATCCGCGATGCAAAGGTTCAAAGCCGGATCGGGTTGGCCTATCTGCGCGACCCAAGCAATCCGGTCCTGCGCAGGCTGCTTGACGCATCGGAGGCCGAGGGCTGA